A genome region from Eremothecium cymbalariae DBVPG#7215 chromosome 4, complete sequence includes the following:
- a CDS encoding kinesin family protein (similar to Ashbya gossypii ACR228C - AER441C - ADR145C), whose protein sequence is MSSNIKVAIRIRDKISRETSRPSVIKRKTSNEITLQKDNTANVITTVEHTFYFDQVFDESSNQKQIYHELAREYILKALEGYHTCVIAYGQTGAGKTYTMMGTEQEPGIIPLVSHELFKIIDMCQDEGPDEDALVHFKVTVSYFQIYNEQIYDMLSGGCNVLRVRDGPRKVTYIEGLSDRIVNSCEELLKCIEEGSARRSVAGTAVNENSSRSHAICTINIQQTEIDSFGDTVERVSSIKLVDLAGSERTKVSKTKDERFKEGTNINKSLMTLRRVVTMLSNNKVTGVPYRESLLTRVLRDNLDGNSITCILACISPCDYEESISTLRYASTAKHVRTEAHLNTTQISKGEEQLFSLQNQLKELQATLTLQTAELEDQRVLQQQLDKINETNKYLQHRLETENKICADFRNRWTQISWESHQLGSALLDIVHATEIASQPFSFDSQITSFQRDCAQFQSSLQKDKETIQYLLEKYTLV, encoded by the coding sequence ATgtcttcaaatatcaagGTTGCCATTCGTATACGTGATAAAATCTCCCGTGAGACTTCTAGACCATCCGTTATTAAACGGAAGACATCTAATGAGATTACCTTGCAAAAGGATAATACTGCAAATGTTATAACAACCGTTGAGCATACATTTTATTTCGATCAAGTGTTTGACGAGTCATccaatcaaaaacaaatttatCATGAATTGGCCAGGGAATACATTCTAAAAGCATTAGAGGGATACCATACCTGTGTTATAGCTTATGGTCAGACTGGAGCAGGAAAGACATATACTATGATGGGTACTGAACAAGAGCCCGGTATAATACCTCTAGTTAGCCACGAGttatttaaaataatagatATGTGCCAAGATGAAGGGCCTGATGAGGATGCTTTAGTACACTTTAAAGTTACGGTAAGCTACTTCCAAATTTACAACGAACAGATCTATGATATGTTAAGCGGCGGATGCAATGTTTTGAGAGTGAGAGACGGTCCCCGTAAGGTAACATATATCGAAGGCTTGAGCGATCGTATTGTGAATAGCTGTGAGGAACTACTTAAATGCATAGAAGAAGGTTCAGCAAGAAGGTCTGTAGCGGGCACTGCAGTCAACGAAAACAGTAGCAGATCTCATGCAATATGTACTAtcaatattcaacaaactGAGATTGACTCCTTTGGTGACACTGTTGAAAGGGTTAGTAGTATAAAACTCGTTGATCTTGCGGGAAGTGAACGGACCAAAGTTTCTAAAACAAAGGATGAAAGGTTTAAGGAGGGCACCAACATCAATAAGTCATTAATGACACTTCGGAGGGTTGTAACTATGCTCTCCAATAATAAAGTTACCGGTGTCCCATATCGAGAATCATTATTGACAAGAGTGTTGAGGGACAACCTGGATGGTAACAGCATTACATGCATATTGGCTTGCATTTCCCCCTGTGATTATGAGGAGTCCATATCCACGTTACGCTACGCTTCAACTGCGAAGCATGTAAGAACAGAAGCTCACTTAAACACGACGCAGATCTCGAAGGGGGAGGAACAGTTGTTCTCCTTACAGAACCAATTAAAGGAGTTACAAGCTACTTTGACCTTGCAGACAGCTGAGCTAGAAGACCAACGGGtattgcagcagcagctaGACAAAATTAACGAAACGAACAAGTATTTGCAACATAGGTTGgaaacagaaaacaaaatatgTGCTGATTTCCGCAATAGATGGACCCAAATTTCGTGGGAATCACATCAATTGGGATCAGCCTTGTTGGACATCGTCCATGCCACGGAGATCGCATCTCAGCCCTTCTCATTTGACAGTCAAATCACCTCTTTCCAGAGGGATTGCGCACAATTCCAATCATCATTacaaaaagataaagaaacaattcaatatttgttgGAAAAATATACACTCGTATAG
- the ERG6 gene encoding sterol 24-C-methyltransferase (similar to Ashbya gossypii ADR196W), which translates to MTQTVQELRARQAQFTKELHGDEVSKTGLSALLSKNKSANQEAVSKYLAHWDGRTDETAEERRIEDYNESTHSYYNVVTDFYEYAWGSSFHFSRFYPGESFAASIARHEHYLAYNAGITKSDLVLDVGCGVGGPAREIARFTGCKVVGLNNNDYQIMRGNYYNKKYNLGDQISYVKGDFMKMDFADNTFDKVYVIEATVHAPNFEGVYGEIFRVLKPGGTLAVYEWVMTENYDSSNPEHRKIAYNIELGDGIPKMYGVQDARDALKHVGFNIVHDENLADNNDQIPWYYPLTGDWRYVQTLGDVGTFLRTSYLGRQVTTAFMYTLETLGLAPKGSGKVTKALETAAAGLIAGGKQKLFTPMWLFVAKKPANKGTTQTSNGE; encoded by the coding sequence ATGACGCAGACCGTTCAAGAGTTGCGGGCTAGACAAGCGCAGTTTACCAAGGAATTGCACGGGGACGAGGTGAGTAAGACAGGTCTTTCAGCGCTCCTGTCGAAGAACAAGTCGGCCAACCAGGAGGCGGTGTCCAAGTACTTGGCGCATTGGGATGGGCGCACGGACGAGACCGCGGAGGAGAGACGTATAGAGGACTACAACGAGTCCACGCACTCGTACTACAATGTTGTGACAGACTTTTACGAGTACGCATGGGGCAGTTCGTTCCATTTCAGCAGGTTTTACCCGGGAGAGTCTTTTGCGGCGAGTATTGCTAGACACGAGCATTACTTGGCGTACAATGCCGGGATTACCAAGTCGGACTTGGTGTTGGACGTTGGATGCGGTGTCGGAGGGCCTGCGCGTGAGATTGCACGTTTCACCGGGTGCAAGGTTGTGGGGctcaacaacaacgacTACCAGATTATGAGAGGTAACTACTACAACAAAAAGTATAACCTCGGCGACCAGATATCCTATGTCAAGGGCGATTTCATGAAAATGGACTTTGCAGACAACACTTTTGACAAGGTTTATGTTATCGAGGCCACCGTCCATGCCCCCAACTTCGAGGGTGTCTACGGCGAGATATTCCGTGTTTTGAAACCTGGTGGAACTCTTGCAGTTTACGAATGGGTTATGACCGAGAACTACGACAGCTCAAACCCGGAACACCGTAAAATCGCCTACAACATCGAGCTCGGCGATGGTATCCCAAAGATGTATGGTGTTCAGGACGCACGTGACGCGTTGAAACATGTCGGCTTCAACATCGTCCACGACGAAAACCTCGCTGACAACAACGACCAAATCCCATGGTACTACCCATTGACTGGGGACTGGCGTTACGTCCAGACTCTTGGAGACGTGGGAACTTTCCTTCGTACCTCCTACCTCGGCCGCCAAGTGACCACCGCCTTTATGTACACTTTGGAGACCCTAGGCTTGGCTCCTAAGGGCTCCGGAAAAGTCACCAAGGCCTTGGAAACTGCCGCTGCAGGTCTAATTGCTGGTGGTAAACAGAAGTTGTTCACCCCTATGTGGTTGTTTGTCGCCAAGAAGCCCGCCAACAAAGGCACTACGCAGACTAGCAACGGTGAATAA
- a CDS encoding bZIP transcription factor (similar to Ashbya gossypii ADR195C) has protein sequence MSLAHNRLKRSLEDDDMTSSSSSGGSTATQLVFEGGGSRRKGNKPGRKPLDTEAKNRRTAQNRAAQRAFRERKERKMKDLEDKVRKLEEQRLQSEREVQSLRNQVVSLLRELKKYRPGSPVLQEPEPTGDEEIQGKFGLNFPWEQSSGEEDEDSLSMVITQVPSPKSSNCSISQQDQDQEQQCVSAVAAAAAAAATSSTSGILMTGSGVQPSLGCGHCSGSGSDGDSVIAALTASSNGKLGNANGSLKDIIPDSCSTPSLNLLSDSERNSICDTFQLNNDFGGACHQSSSSSLLSGCSLIPQQTLKLDPQESTDDFSNTWVSTTPDSSYGSRSATESMPSFTTLLSGNSNVNEQWSVQDWAMNGVPSLAQHQQQNQKQQKQKQQQPSFVDPSLTFSISARSVPAAAGYTTVSSNDLQEDDVLSYFQ, from the coding sequence ATGTCGTTAGCGCACAATCGGTTGAAAAGGTCGctggaagatgatgacaTGACAAGTAGTAGCAGTAGTGGAGGCAGCACAGCCACGCAGCTGGTGTTCGAGGGGGGCGGGAGCAGGCGCAAGGGCAATAAACCCGGGCGGAAGCCTCTAGATACAGAAGCTAAAAACAGGCGGACCGCACAGAATCGGGCAGCGCAGCGCGCGTTTAGAGAGCGTAAAGAGCGGAAGATGaaagatttggaagataagGTAAGAAAGCTGGAGGAACAGCGATTGCAGAGTGAGCGGGAGGTGCAGTCGCTGAGGAACCAGGTGGTGTCGTTACTCCGTGAGCTGAAGAAGTACAGGCCAGGAAGTCCGGTGCTGCAAGAGCCAGAACCCACTGGGGATGAGGAGATCCAGGGTAAGTTTGGGCTGAATTTCCCGTGGGAGCAGAGTTCTGGCGAAGAGGACGAGGACTCTCTATCTATGGTGATTACACAGGTGCCATCTCCGAAGTCTTCTAATTGCTCTATATCGCAGCAAGACCAGGACCAGGAGCAGCAGTGCGTTTCCGCAGTGGCAGCggccgctgctgctgccgcgACAAGCTCTACCTCCGGTATCCTAATGACCGGCTCTGGCGTGCAGCCATCTCTAGGTTGTGGGCACTGCAGTGGTAGTGGCAGTGATGGAGACTCCGTTATCGCCGCCCTAACAGCTAGCAGCAACGGCAAGCTTGGAAACGCTAATGGCAGCCTGAAAGACATAATACCTGACTCATGCTCAACACCTTCGCTGAACTTACTAAGTGACAGCGAACGGAATTCAATATGCGATACGTTCCAATTGAATAACGACTTCGGAGGAGCATGTCACCAatcctcttcatcgtcaCTCCTCTCCGGATGTTCATTAATCCCGCAGCAGACGCTGAAGCTTGACCCCCAGGAATCAACCGACGATTTCTCGAACACGTGGGTGAGCACTACACCTGACAGCTCCTACGGTTCACGCTCTGCCACTGAAAGCATGCCTAGCTTTACTACTCTACTGAGTGGCAATTCGAACGTCAATGAGCAATGGTCCGTGCAGGACTGGGCAATGAACGGCGTGCCTTCCTTGGCGCagcaccaacaacaaaatcaaaaacaacagaaacagaaacagcaacaaccCTCTTTTGTTGATCCCTCGCTGACGTTTTCTATTTCAGCAAGATCGGTGCCTGCAGCAGCTGGTTACACTACGGTTTCTTCAAACGATTTACAGGAGGACGATGTACTGTCGTACTTCCAATAG
- the SIP1 gene encoding Sip1p (similar to Ashbya gossypii ADR194C), whose translation MGNTTSSTDWGYQKVGRYQQQQQQRRQQRQGVGGEAKGGSVQHGTKERVRQQSITSQLFPGRHQARSKWKSQRNVAPGAVSGVGGVDHLFKRDYSLSDDSSAVGMEGVQEEGGVDLIGMPNVAGLKLDSRAQAIMSPGPSSATVEHSKLEASISPELAAQVHRPSIVALKQNLIQGHMGHPLHSPLRDDYDGDDDDGDTAPSSSYVPSATIDIPYSNPSTMNTLSIIAQHQEDYSTRSSAVSISTQDLDGYIENSDVVLSEALVDSVVKNDMRRKRQLQKQSAEASEAINENKNEANQQPDVKKAKVPMSNLLKPSKQMGTVTGTFLPQSELKDSGSFEYGSVQHVEVAADDNYSDDCPERVQVIIKWRDTNVDPRTSKISIISSDIASVVQPTRKRKKIPMVYLEQEQCWAAEDLKLPAGIYKLMFFINGQVRHSNYLPTATDSLSNIVNWFEVVPGYDQIEPYRDAAIERSPNELAAYNETSLLLTNETPSPANIRPPLINRGTSSSSRARVIERTNTPISDYTGVLARNSCSNPAIYRHKSNNSTDVDILPKQPTLIYSSDVPELFKVGNASTGGSQQGSDKNKLQNPSKYLQDSPNFMKNVQDCNQDELFHYLQEKWNMNAQEAEEVFLEKYSVPDLPIYLNSTSLNEIFNKLQQNSAMGDLPKRKSLTHIIPHVNLNHLLTSNIRDEIISVGCTTRYEGKFITQIMYAPCYYENYE comes from the coding sequence ATGGGTAATACGACGTCCAGTACGGACTGGGGGTATCAGAAGGTTGGAAGAtatcagcagcagcaacagcagcggCGACAGCAGCGGCAAGGTGTTGGAGGTGAAGCTAAAGGAGGGTCCGTGCAGCATGGGACGAAGGAAAGGGTTCGACAGCAGTCAATTACGTCGCAGTTGTTTCCGGGTAGGCATCAGGCCAGGTCGAAATGGAAGTCGCAGCGAAATGTTGCGCCGGGGGCAGTATCTGGGGTTGGTGGGGTGGATCATTTGTTTAAACGGGATTATTCGTTGAGTGACGATTCGTCTGCAGTCGGGATGGAGGGGGTACAAGAGGAGGGGGGGGTCGATTTAATCGGAATGCCCAATGTGGCGGGCTTGAAGTTAGACTCGCGTGCGCAGGCTATAATGTCGCCGGGCCCTTCGTCTGCGACAGTTGAACATTCTAAATTGGAAGCGTCGATATCGCCGGAACTGGCAGCTCAGGTGCATCGGCCAAGTATCGTTGCGTTGAAACAGAATTTGATTCAAGGGCATATGGGGCATCCGCTGCATTCACCCTTGCGCGACGACTACGATGGCGACGACGACGATGGCGATACGGCGCCGTCTAGCTCTTACGTTCCTTCAGCTACAATTGACATTCCTTATTCAAACCCATCCACCATGAATACACTTTCGATCATAGCGCAGCATCAAGAGGACTATTCTACGAGGTCATCAGCTGTGTCGATATCCACACAAGACCTAGATGGGTATATTGAGAATAGTGATGTTGTCTTAAGCGAGGCACTAGTAGATTCGGTGgttaaaaatgatatgaGACGGAAAAggcaacttcaaaaacagtCAGCAGAGGCCTCAGAGGCgattaatgaaaataaaaatgaagcaaACCAGCAACCTGATGTTAAAAAAGCTAAAGTTCCAATGTCTAACTTGTTGAAACCATCTAAACAGATGGGGACTGTCACTGGGACGTTTCTGCCGCAGTCCGAACTCAAAGATTCGGGGTCGTTTGAGTATGGTAGTGTCCAACACGTCGAAGTCGCAGCTGATGATAACTACAGTGATGATTGTCCCGAACGTGTACAAGTTATTATAAAATGGAGAGATACAAATGTTGATCCTAGAACTTCTAAAATATCCATTATTAGTAGCGACATTGCATCTGTTGTTCAGCCCActagaaagagaaaaaaaatcccAATGgtttatttggaacaaGAACAATGTTGGGCAGCGGAAGACCTTAAGTTACCTGCAGGAATTTACAAATtaatgttttttattaatggTCAGGTTAGACATTCAAATTATCTGCCAACAGCAACAGATTCTCTAAGCAACATCGTCAATTGGTTCGAAGTGGTTCCTGGCTATGATCAAATTGAACCATACAGGGACGCCGCGATCGAACGCTCTCCAAACGAATTGGCGGCATATAATGAAACATCGCTATTACTTACAAATGAGACCCCTTCCCCGGCAAATATCAGACCACCGTTAATAAATAGAGGTACATCCTCATCCAGCAGAGCAAGAGTTATTGAAAGAACTAACACACCTATATCAGATTATACTGGCGTCTTAGCTCGTAACAGTTGTTCAAATCCTGCAATTTATAGGCATAAATCGAACAATAGCACAGACGTCGatattcttccaaaacaaCCAACGCTGATTTACAGTAGTGATGTACCCGAATTATTCAAGGTTGGGAATGCTTCCACAGGTGGAAGCCAACAAGGCTcagataaaaataaattgcaAAACCCTTCAAAATATCTTCAAGATTCCCCTAATTTCATGAAAAATGTTCAGGATTGTAACCAAGATGAACTGTTCCATTATTTGCAGGAAAAGTGGAATATGAATGCCCAGgaagcagaagaagtttttCTAGAAAAATATTCTGTTCCTGATTTACCCATCTATCTCAATTCGACTTCTCTCAATGAgatttttaataaattgCAACAAAATAGTGCCATGGGAGATTTACCCAAAAGGAAGTCACTGACGCACATCATCCCACATGTTAACCTAAATCATTTACTAACTAGCAATATTAGGGACGAAATAATCAGTGTTGGATGTACGACTAGGTATGAAGGGAAATTCATTACTCAAATTATGTACGCACCATGTTATTATGAAAATTACGAATGA
- the DYN2 gene encoding dynein light chain (similar to Ashbya gossypii ADR193W - 2-introns), whose protein sequence is MSKPVLKASDIPDELRNEIFEISVQAVDQFQLEREIAAYIKKDLDVKHGQTWHVIVGKNFGSYVTHEKGHFLYFYIGPLAFLVFKTA, encoded by the exons atgtcTAAAC CGGTCTTAAAAGCATCCGATATT CCAGACGAGTTGAGGAATgagatttttgaaattagTGTACAGGCTGTTGACCAATTTCAGCTTGAGCGTGAAATTGCAGCatatatcaaaaaggaTCTAGATGTCAAGCATGGCCAGACTTGGCATGTTATCGTGGGTAAGAACTTTGGCAGTTATGTAACTCACGAGAAAGGccattttctatatttttatattggGCCCTTGGCATTTTTAGTCTTTAAAACCGCTTAA
- a CDS encoding uncharacterized protein (similar to Ashbya gossypii ADR197W): protein MSTSQLRYRHISHPVVRDLPHSVRELTFRWLENSRREVTLHRKADTDTDTAVSVSVSLIGGDVASVSSAEDRRRLQRRNNRWAIFTTGAGLFSDGYVNNSIGVASSCLKEIYGKQYTDSRAISNVSSIAFAGTVFGQLSFGYFADRFGRKISMLVGTAMLIIFTILTAGAWGVGTSDTNPGGLFEVLAVYRFLVGIAIGSEYSSGSPAAAEASNALPAGRRNRWFCWFTNFMIDLGFVVSAVVPWVLLYIFGEKNLTPVWRITLALGAVPPLSLYYMRTKFKESEGFEKTRLRNKMPYWRVVKFYWFRTSVISLLWFIYDFSAYAFGTYSTFILGEVLGKDAPLKSRFAWNILFNFFYLPGAFLGAIFSDYLGPRLTFTLGIGVQSLVGFAIAGFFGSLRKNIAAFTIVYGVFMTLGEFGPGDNIGVLASKTTATPVRGQLYGIAAAIGKVGAFVGAYVFPIIIKKAGGESSTPGLRAPYLITSSLFLLSAFIALVFLPPVHQEAVDEEDRLFVEYLQSTGYEYETDPNIGEAYNTTTCFDNSPTTDSPGVDRNSKSSANTTVHLKH, encoded by the coding sequence ATGAGCACGTCGCAGCTGCGCTACCGCCACATCTCGCATCCCGTGGTGCGGGACTTGCCGCATTCGGTAAGGGAGCTAACCTTCCGCTGGCTCGAAAACAGCCGCCGAGAGGTGACGCTCCACAGGAAGGCGGACACGGACACGGACACGGCCGTGTCCGTGTCCGTGTCCCTTATTGGTGGGGATGTTGCGTCCGTATCGTCAGCGGAGGACCGCAGAAGGCTCCAACGGCGGAACAACCGCTGGGCTATCTTCACGACGGGAGCTGGGCTTTTCTCGGATGGGTATGTCAATAACTCGATCGGGGTTGCGTCGTCTTGTTTGAAGGAGATTTATGGCAAGCAGTACACTGATTCGCGTGCGATCTCCAATGTTTCCTCTATTGCATTCGCTGGTACGGTGTTCGGACAGCTTTCGTTTGGGTATTTTGCAGATCGTTTTGGACGGAAGATCTCGATGCTTGTGGGCACTGCCATGTTGATTATATTCACGATACTGACAGCGGGGGCGTGGGGGGTTGGCACGTCTGATACCAACCCAGGTGGTCTTTTTGAGGTGCTTGCTGTGTATCGGTTTCTTGTTGGCATTGCGATTGGTTCGGAGTACAGCAGCGGGTCTCCCGCGGCGGCGGAGGCGTCTAATGCTTTGCCTGCGGGACGCAGGAATCGCTGGTTTTGCTGGTTTACAAATTTCATGATTGACCTGGGGTTTGTGGTCTCTGCGGTGGTTCCCTGGGTTTTGCTCTATATATTTGGCGAGAAGAACTTGACTCCCGTGTGGCGGATCACCTTGGCTCTGGGAGCCGTGCCGCCGCTGTCGTTGTACTATATGCGTACCAAGTTCAAAGAAAGCGAAGGGTTTGAAAAGACACGGTTGCGGAATAAGATGCCCTACTGGAGGGTGGTAAAGTTCTACTGGTTCAGGACATCTGTGATTTCTTTGCTTTGGTTTATCTATGATTTTTCTGCCTATGCGTTTGGAACTTACTCGACGTTTATTTTGGGCGAGGTTCTAGGCAAGGATGCTCCGTTGAAGTCGAGGTTCGCCTGGAACATcttgtttaattttttttatctcCCAGGTGCCTTCTTGGGTGCCATATTTTCCGATTATCTAGGCCCCCGTCTTACCTTCACTCTTGGGATTGGTGTGCAGTCCTTAGTTGGTTTTGCTATAGCTGggttttttggttctttACGCAAGAACATCGCCGCCTTCACCATCGTGTATGGTGTCTTCATGACTCTGGGCGAGTTCGGCCCAGGTGATAACATTGGCGTGCTTGCATCCAAGACTACTGCGACTCCTGTACGAGGGCAACTATATGGTATTGCCGCCGCCATTGGGAAAGTGGGTGCTTTTGTAGGCGCATACGTGTTCCCTATAATTATCAAAAAGGCTGGAGGTGAAAGCTCCACTCCAGGTCTTCGTGCGCCTTATCTAATTACATCCTCCTTGTTTCTCCTTAGCGCCTTCATTGCCCTTGTCTTCCTCCCCCCTGTTCACCAGGAAGCtgtggatgaagaagacaGGTTATTCGTCGAATATTTGCAGAGTACTGGCTACGAGTACGAAACTGATCCTAATATCGGCGAGGCATACAATACTACTACCTGCTTTGATAATAGCCCAACTACCGATAGCCCTGGCGTCGATagaaattcaaaatcaagTGCGAATACCACTGTGCACTTAAAGCATTAA